Proteins encoded in a region of the Delphinus delphis chromosome 13, mDelDel1.2, whole genome shotgun sequence genome:
- the C13H18orf32 gene encoding UPF0729 protein C18orf32 homolog, whose protein sequence is MVCIPCIVIPVLLWVYKKFLEPYIYPLISPFVSRVWPRKAIQESSDKNKGKIDCKGADINGSPTRGPTEISDKKKD, encoded by the exons ATGGTGTGCATTCCCTGCATTGTCATTCCAGTTCTGCTCTGGGTCTACAAAAAGTTCCTGGAACCATATATATACCCTCTGATTTCCCCCTTTGTTAGTCGTGTGTGGCCTAGGAAAGCTATACAAGAATCCAGTgataaaaacaaaggcaaaatagaCTGTAAG GGTGCAGATATAAATGGATCACCAACAAGAGGACCAACAGAAATCTCGGATAAAAAGAAAGACTAA